In Oxalobacteraceae bacterium OTU3CINTB1, the sequence ACGGTGCGCAGGATCACGTCCGGATCGGACGGCTTGGGCAGCACCCAGCGCACGCCGCACGACTGCGCCACGGCCATCGCCTCGCGCTCGCGGTAGGTGGCGGTGTAGAAGATCACCGGCACGTCGGCCGTCTCCGGATTGCCGTGCATGCGGGTGACGAACTCGTAGCCGTCCATATTAGGCATGAGGATGTCGGAGATGACCAGGTCGGGCCGCTCGGCCAGCACCATTTTCAGGCCCTCGGCGCCGTTGGAGGCCTCCAGCAGGCGGTGGCCGCCGTAGCCCAGCAAGGTCATCAGGAACTCGCGGTTGAGCACGTGGTCGTCCACGATCAGGATCGTGGCGATGTCGTTTTTAGACGGGGTCGACATCTCCCCGTCCAAAAAAGACTCGATTTGCGTGACAAACGTGTCCGGTTCGATCGGCTTGCCGATGTAGCCGTCGAAGCCGGCCTCGAGCAGGCGTTCGCGGTCGCCGACCATCGCCAGGGCCGTCACGGCCAGGGTCGGGATGTGGCGCACCGTCGCGTCGCCCTTGAGCGCGGCAACCACGCCGTAGCCGTCGAGCTTGGGCAGATGGACGTCGCAGATGATCAGGTCCGGCAGCTCGCGCAGCGCGGCCGCCACGCCCGCCTCGCCATCGACCGCCGACAGCGGCGTGTAGCCGAACGCCCGCAACAGGTAAACCATCAACTCCATGTTGGTGGCATTGTCTTCAATAATCAGTATACGTGCCGACACCTTGTGACTCCCCCTGTGATGACTGCAGCGGCAGCGTCAGTGTAAAAATACTGCCGACGCCATACTCGCTGTCAAACAAAATTTCCCCATGCAACAGGGTCGCCAACTTCTGGCTCAAATGCAGCCCCAGCCCCGTGCCCTCGAACTGGCGCATCGAACTGGCTTGCAACTGCGATAGCGCCTGGCGCCGCCCGCCCTGACCGGCGTCGGCACCGCAATCGCTATCGCTGATACTGATGGTGGCGCGGGCCCGCCCGTCCACCTCCGCCGTCCCCAACCGCACCCGCACGGTGCCGCTGTCGGTGAACTTGATCGCGTTGTCGACCAGGTTCATCAAAATCTGCTGCAGGGCGCGGCGGTCCGTCTCGACCGTCACTTCCCGTTCGGAATCCACCAGCGCCAGCGCCAAGCCCTTGGTGCGCGCCTGCGGCTGCAGCAGCGCCAGCACCTCGTCGATCACCGGCCGGCACGGCAGCGGCACCAGATCGAGCGCCACCTTGCCGGACTCGATCCTGGTCAAATCGAGCAGGTCGTTGATCAACGACAGCAGGTGGCGCGCACTGCTTTGCACCATGCGCAATTGCTTGGTCTGTTCCGAATTAATCGGCCCAGGCAACTTCATCAACATAGTACCGGTAAAGCCGATAATCGCGTTCAACGGCGTGCGCAGCTCGTGCGACATGCCGCCAAGGAAGCGGTCCTTGGCCGCGACCGCCTTTGCCAGTTCGACATTCTTCTCCTGCAGCGCCAGCTCGATCCGCTTGCGCTCGCCGACGTCGCGGATCGCGCTCATGATCAAGGTGCCCTCCTCCGTCTCGATCGGGCTCAGGCTGATCTCGACGGGGAACTCGACGCCGTCGCTGCGCAAGCCGTACAGATCGCGCCCGCTGCCCATCGGCCGCAGCGCCGGCCGCGCGCCGTAGTCGTGGCGGTGCGCGATGTGCGCGTGGCGCAAGCGCGCCGGCATCAGCATCTCGAGCACCACGCCGCGCAAGGCGCCGTGCTGGTACTTGAACATCGCCTCGGCCTGGCGCGTGGCCAGCACGATGCGCCCGCTGGCGTTGGCGACGATGATCGCGTCCGGCATCGATTCCAGGATGCCATGAAAGCGCGCCTCGACCAGCTTGGCGTCGCGCAGCACTTTGAGCGTGGTGACGTCCTTCTTGCTCCACAAAATATATTCCGGCGCACCGGCGGCGTCGCGCAGCAGCTTGCTGGTGCTGTCGATGTACACCAGCGTGCCGTCCTTGGCGCGGCGCACCGACTCGTAGCTGGCCGCGCCGGCGCCCAGCGTTTGCCGCACCACCGCGCCGCCATCGTCCAATCCGGGCACCTCGATCAGCTCGGCCAGCTTGCGGCCCGTCGCCTCGTCACTGCTGTAACCGAACACCATGCGCGCGCCGTTGGTCCAGTACACCACCTCGCCATCGAGCCGCGTGATGATCACCGCGTCGGGTGTTTCGTCGAGGATAAGGGTGCCGAAGTCTATCGCCATCGTTCCACCTGTCGTTCCACCTGTTTACTGTACTTCATACGAGTAACCATACAGCAACAAATCACGCAAAACATCACACAAAATCACACAGGTGTTGCGGTTTTGATTTCCGCCAACGCGCAACGCATGATTTCCGGATGCCGGCCCAGCGCAACATGGCCAATTGCACCAAACACGAGGTTGCGCGCCCCGGGCAAATCGCTGGAATCCTGTGGCGCGACGATGTTGTCGTGGACCGAGTAGATGGATGAAAATAATTTGCGTTGCAAATCCGCCTCAGTGGCCGCCAGCGACGCCAGCCAGGTGCTGTTTCGCCGCATCTGCATGGCGTTACTACCAGGACCGAAGCCGGCCAGCGCGGTACCGTGGTGCGGCGTCCCGAGCGTGATCACGCGGGCGATATGTTCGTGGCCATGGCGGCGCAGGTACGCGCGCGCCACCAGCCCGCCCATGCTGTGCGCGAGCACGATGACTTGCTCGCTGCCAGTCTCCGCGCACAGGCGCTCGACGGCCGCGCGCACCTGCGGCACGAAGTCGTCGATCGACGCGCCGGGCGGCTCCAGGTCGATGCCGTAATGGCTGATGCGTGCTTGCGTCAGCAGCTTGCTCATCGGAAGCCAATAGCCGCTGTTGCCGGCGTAGCCGTGGATCAGCAGCACCGGCAAGCCGCGCGCGTTCGGCTGCAGGCGCAGGCCGACGGGCCGCAGCATGTAGTAAGACGATGTCAACATCGATGATAAAAATTCATGCGCGAGCAGATTAATCGCGGTGTGGGGATTGAGCGCGTGGCCGGCCGGCGTGGCGCTGCGCGCGCGCCGGCTCATGCGGAAGTTGTTGGCGTTGATGAGCAGGCGCACCAGCAGCACGATGGCCGCCGCGACGGTCACGCAAACGAGCGCCGCGACGGGTGCGGCGACCGCCGCGCGCCACGCCGGATGCCACCAGCGATGCAGCGACAAGGACAGCGCCAGCATCGCGCCGATCTGGACCGCCAAGAGAACGATGAGGAAACGTTTAATCATGGACTCATCATACTCTTGCGATACGAACGGAGATAGCGTCTCAAGCGAACTGAACGATATCTAAAACCTGTCGGCACAACAACCGATTTCGTAGGGGGGATTAGCGCGCAGCGCGTAATCCACCATGAGCCGCCGACGGAGCCTGGCGGATTACGCTGCGCTAATCCGCCCTACGTATTTCCGCGTCATTTCCCCGTCATTTCCGCCTCATTTCCGCGTCATTTCCAACGCGAGCGTAGTGGCCAGCCTGGCCGTCACGCCATACACCGACAGCTGCGGATTGGCGCCGATCGAGGTCGGGAACAGCGAGCCGTCGTGCACCGACACATTGCGCAGCCCGCGATAGCGGCCGCCGGCATCGGTCACGCCCAGCCGCTCGTCGGTCGACATCGCGCAGCCGCCCATCACATGCGCCGACACCACGCGCGTGGCCAGCAGCTTGAAAGGCAGTGCAGCGATCGCAGCCTTCGCTTGCCGCCAACTGGTGTACTCGCCGGCCGCCTCGTGCACCGGCATCACCGTCCTGGCGCCGGCCGCGAACTGGATCTCCGCCATGCTCAGCAAGGCGCGCCGGGCGCCGTCCCACAAGTAGTCGCCGATCGGATAATCGAGCACCGGCGCGCCATCATTGGACACGGCCACGCTGCCGCCCGGCGCGTCCGCGTGGAAGCCGTCGCGCAGCAGCGCCAGCAGCGCCTGCGCATGCGGAAACTGCGCCATCAGGCGCGCGTGCTGCGCGCCAAAACCGGCCATCGTGGTCGACATCAGCACCGGATGCAGCGGCGGCGCCTCGAGCTTGTAGCCGACCGGGCCGTCGATGGCTTGCGTGTGCAGGAAGTGGTCGGAATACACCGACTGCGGCGCGCCCGCATACGCGTCCACGCGCTGCGCGAAGACGGCGGCCGAGACCAGCGTCGGATGCAGGAAGGTGCGCTTGCCCAGCAAGCCGTGCGGATCGGGCGCGACGGAACGCAGCAGCAGCGCCGGCGTGTTGATGGCGCCGCCGGACAGCACGAAGTGCCTGGCGCGCAAGGTGATGCGGCGACCCGTCGGCGCCAGGCCGGCGGCGTCCAGCGCGACGCAATCGAGCTGCGCCACCTGGTCGCCTTTGATCAGCAAGCGCTCGGCGCGGGCGCGCGTGAGCAGGGTGGCGCCCAGTTCCAGCGCCGCCGGAATCGTCGTGACCAGCATCGACTGCTTGGCGTTGGTCGGACAGCCCATGCCGCAATAGCCGAGGTTCCAGCAGCCGTTGACATTGCGGTGGATGATGCCGGTTGCTATCCCCAGCTTGCCGGCGCCGCGCCGCAGCACATCGTTGTTTTCGTTCGGCGGCGGCGCCCATTCGGCGATGTTGAGGCGGCGCTCCATCATCGCGAACCACGGCGCCATCGAATTGGGCGTGTAGTCGGCAAGGCCGTAGTGTTTGTTCCAGTACGCCAGCGTGCCGGCCGGCGTGCGGAAGTTGCTGGTCCAGTTGACCGTGGTGCTGCCGCCGACGGTGCGGCCCTGCAGAATGTTGATGCCCTTGTCGCGCGTCTTGCGCGCCGCCGATTCCTGGTACAGCGCCGGATAGGCGTCGGTCTCGCGCATTTTGAAGTCGGTCGACGACTTCAGCGCGCCCTCCTCGACGATCAGCACGCGCAGGCCGGCGCGCGCCAGGATCTCGGCCGTGACGCCGCCGCCGGCGCCGCTGCCGACGATCACCACGTCCACCTCCATGACCAGGTCTTCGTTGAGCCGCGCGCAGTCGGTCACGCGCCAGCCGGCGGCCAGGCCGGCGTGGATCGGATCGGGGATCGGGCCGTTCTGCGCGGCGATCGGGATGTTGGTATTGTTCTTATCACTCATGCCAGTTCCTTGATCGGGCCGGGATAGCCGATCGCGGACCAGTTGGCCGGCTGCGCGTACCAGGCGCCGATGATCAGGTCGTGCAGCGCGAGGTAGGCGGTTTGCAGGGTTTGCAGGCGGTGGTGCCGCCAGCTTTGCAGGAAAGCGTCCACCGCGTCCGGCGAGGCGTGCTCCCAGCCGCCGGAGACGCCGGCCAGCATGCGCCGCACCGGCGCCAGCGACAGCAGGCCGAACAGGTCTTGCAGTTGTTTTTGCGAGGCCGGTGCGAGCCCGGCGATGGCGGTGCCGACGTGGTCGACGGTTTGGTGGATGACGGCGGTGCGGGCTGCCGGTTCGGTCGGCAGCACGGGGCCGAGCATGGAGGGGATCACGGCAGTGAGCAGTATCGTCGCGGGGCCGTCGAGCGCGAAGCGATGGCCCCGCGTCGGCGCGTAGGCCAGGCGGTAGACGGCGCCGCCGGCGGCGAGTGCGACCGCCCCGGCCACGCCGACCTTGAGAAAAGATCTGCGGTTCGAATCCATGGTCCCCACCCGTTCATATTATTGTCGTTCTAGCCGCCCTTGCCCGCCTTCTGCTTGCCGGTCATGTGGCGGGCGATGCCGCGCAAAATATTCACTTCTTCCTTCTCCAGTTGCGCGCGCGAGAACAAGCGCTTGAGCCTGGGCATCAGCTTGCGCGGGTTGTCCGCGTCCAGAAACCCGATCCCCACCAGCGCCTGCTCCAGATGCTGGTACATGCCCTCGATCTGCGCCAGGCTGGCCGCCTCGCCGTGGAAGCCCACATCGCCGACGTCGCCGGCGTCGCCGGCCGGCTGGCGCGGCGTGTGCGTCACGCCCGCGCCGTCGAGCACCGCCATCCGGCATTCGTAGGCCAGCACCTGGGCCGCCTGCGACAAGTTCAGCGACGAATATTCCGGATTGGCCGGGATGTTGATCAGCACATTGCATTTTTCAACCAGCTCGTTCGGCAGGCCGAAACGCTCGTTGCCGAAGATGAGCGCCGCGTGCAGCTCCGGCTGCGCCACCAGTTGCGTGGAGAGCTGGCGCGGCGTCAGCACCGGCGGCGAAAATTCGCGCAGCCGCGCCGAGACGGCGGCGGCGAAGTTGATGCCGTCGAGCGCCTCGGCCATGCTGCCGACAGTCCGCGCGTTGGCCAGGATGTCCTGCGCGCCGCTGGCGAAGGCGACCGCCTCCGGGTCCTGCGCCGCGTTCTCGAACCGGGGCGTGACCAGCACCAAATCGTTGTAGCCCATGGTTTTCATGGCCCGCGCGACGGCCCCGATATTGCCGGCCCGGCTGGTTTCGACCAGAATAAATCGCAGTCGCGTGAAAAGATTCGTGTTGATTTCGGGCAGGTTCATTTAAAATAGCGCTATTGCGCGGTATCGATACAATAACTTCAACCTTGCGGCCCGGCCAACTGCCAGCCCGCAAACCCGGATTTTACCCTGTCGGCGCCGCTCCGCTCTTTAATTCACTCTTGTTCTCTAGCGCGCCGCCGCGGCCCCTGTCCGCCGGTGGGCGTTAGCGTTCTTTTAACGGAAAAGCTTAACATGCACCCAATGCTCAACACGGCGATCAAAGCCGCCCGCCGCGCCGCCGCCGTCATCAACCGCGCCTCGTTCGACCTCGACCGCGTCATCGTGACCGAGAAAAACCACAAGGATTTCGTCACCGACGTCGACCAGGCCGCCGAACAGGCGATCATCGAGGTGCTGTCCAAAGCCTATCCCGACCACGCCTTCCTGGCCGAGGAATCGGGTCCATCGAAGAACGCCAACGACGAGACTGAATACACCTGGATCATCGACCCGCTCGATGGCACCACCAACTTCATGCACGGCTTCCCGCAGTACTGCATCTCGATCGCGCTGTCGCAGCGCGGCGTGATCACCCAGGGCGTCATCTACGACCCGGTGCGCAACGACCTGTTCACCGCCACCAAGGGCGCCGGCGCCTACCTGAACGACAAGCGCATCCGCGTCACCAAGCTCGACCGCATTGCCAACGCCCTGCTCTCGACCGGCTACCAGGCCGGCAACGCCAAGGCGCTCGACGAATACCTGAAAATGTACGGCATCATGGCCGAACGCTCGCACGGCGTGCGCCGTCCGGGCAGCGCCGCGCTGGACCTGGCCTACGTGGCCGCCGGCCGCCTCGACGGTTTCTATGAAAAAGGCCTGAAGCCTTGGGACATCGCCGCCGGTTCGCTGATGGTGACCGAGTCGGGCGGCATCGTCGGCGAATTCAACGGCGAGTCGGACTACCTGTACAAGGGCGACATCATCGCCGCCAGCCCGAAAATCTTCGGCCAGATGGTCGGCCTGCTGACGCCGTTCGCTTAATCGACCGCGCTGCGCCCCATAACGGCGCGTCAATAGACAATCTGTTACAAAAAAGGGAGCGTATGCTCCCTTTTTCATTTCCCAATTGAAACATCAAGCGAACTTAGCTGTTATACTAATAGCTGCGGCATCTGACCAGTCCTTTGCGCCGCAATCCAAAAATCCGATTGCCTGCGACTGGCGCCCTCCGCGGCGACAGGCCGATCTTCATATAAAGTTACCATGTCATTCTCTTCCCTCGGTTTGTCCGACGCTATTGTCCGTGCTGTCACCGAAACCGGTTACACCACGCCGACCCCGATCCAACTGCAGGCGATCCCCGCAGTCCTGAACGGCGGCGATTTGCTGGCGGGCGCGCAAACCGGCACCGGTAAGACCGCCGGTTTCACCTTGCCGCTGCTGCAACGCCTGTCGACCGACGCCGCCGGCGCGGCGCAGACGAGCAACACCACCACGCGTCCGATCCGCGCGCTGATCCTGACCCCGACCCGCGAACTAGCGGCCCAGGTCGAGGAAAGCGTGCGCACCTACGGCAAGTACACCAAGCTGAACTCGACCGTGATCTTCGGCGGCGTCGGCATCAATCCGCAGATCAAGCAGCTCAAGCATGGCGTCGACATCCTGGTCGCCACGCCGGGCCGCCTGCTCGACCACATGGAACAGCGCACCGTCAATCTGTCGAAGGTCGAGATCCTGATCCTGGACGAAGCCGACCGCATGCTCGACATGGGCTTCATCCGCGACATCAAGAAAGTGCTGGCCGCGTTGCCGGCCAAGCGCCAGAACCTGCTGTTCTCGGCCACCTTCTCGGACGAGATCAAGGCGCTGGCCGACGGCCTGCTGAACAAGCCGGCGACGATCGAAGTGGCGCGCCGCAACTCGACGGTGGAAGTGATCGCGCAAAAGATCCACCCGGTCGACCGCGACAAGAAGCACCCGATGCTGGCGCACCTGATCAAGGCTAACGACTGGTCGCAGGTGCTGGTGTTCACCCGCACCAAGCACGGCGCCAACAAGCTGGTCGAACAGCTGGGCGCGGACGGCATCGGCGCGATGGCGATCCACGGCAACAAGAGCCAGTCGGCGCGCACCAAGGCGCTGTCCGAGTTCAAGGACAACAAGCTGCAAGTGCTGGTCGCCACCGACATCGCCGCGCGCGGCATCGACATCGACCAGCTGCCGCACGTGGTCAACTACGACCTGCCGAACATTCCGGAAGACTATGTGCACCGTATCGGCCGCACCGGCCGCGCGGGCGCCACCGGCGAAGCGGTATCGCTGGTCTGCGTGGACGAGCACGACATGTTGAAGGACATCGAAAAGCTCATTAAGCAAACGCTGCCGCGCGAAGTAATCCCGGGCTTCGAGCCGGACCTGAACGCGCGCGCCCAACCTGTGCAGCTGCGCAGCGCCGGCCATCGTCCGGGCGGCGGCCGTAGCGGTGGTGGCGGCGGCCAGGGCCGTGGCAAGCCAGGCGGCGGCGGTGGCGCCAAGACCGGCGGTGGCGGTGGCGGTGGCGGCAGCAAGCCGCGCGCGCCTGGCGCTTCGGCCGGCGGCAACGGCGGCGGCCCGCGCACGGGCACCAGCGCCCCGCGTCCGGCGTCCCCGCACCGCTCGGGCGGTCGCGGCCGCTAAGCCGACCCAGCTCTGATGAAATGCCGTTCAATGCAAGCTGAACGGCATTTTTTTCGCCCGGACCGAGGGTCGCCAATCCTGGGCAGGCCAATCCAGGGTCAGGTCCACCATTTCTACACGGCCTCGTGAGTGGGAGGCTTCAACAGCGGAGCTCGTGTAGAAATGGTGGACCTGACCCCGGAGTGAAAGCTTTTTTATGTGGTCGGGCAAATATCGTTTACGATATCGGATTGCTAACGATTATCGGAACGTTGATGCCCCGCTTCGCCGCCAACCTGTCGATGCTTTTTACCGAAGTGCCATTCCTCGACCGCTTTGCCTTGGCGCGCGAGGCCGGCTTCGATGGCGTCGAATTTCTCTTTCCATATGCCTATGATGCCGGGCAGATCGCCGAGCGCTTGCGCCGCCATGACTTACAGCTGGTGCTGTTCAACCTGCCCTGCGGCGACTGGGACGCGGGCGACCGCGGCATGGCCTGCAATCCGCTGCGCGTGGAGGAGTTCCGCGCCGGCGTGCGGCCGGCGCTGGACTACGCGCTGGCGCTGGGCGTGACCCGGCTGCACTGCATGGCGGGCAAGGTGCCGGCCGGCCTGGCGCCGGAGGCGGCGCGCGCCGCCTATGTCGACAACCTGCGCCACGCCGCCGACTTGGCGCTGCCGCACGGCATCGACCTGCTGATCGAGCCGATCAACCACTTCGACATGCCCGGCTATTTCCTCAACCGCAGCGCGCAGGCGCTCGACATCATCGCCGAGGCGGACCGCCCCAACCTGTTCCTGCAGTACGACATTTATCACATGCAACGCATGGAGGGCGAGTTGAGCAACACCATCCGCGCCAACCTGCCGATGATCAAGCACATGCAGATCGCCGACACCCCGGGCCGCCACGAGCCGGGCACCGGCGAGATCAACTACCGCCACCTGTTCGCCCTGATCGACGAGCTCGGCTACACGGGCTGGCTCGGCTGCGAATACCTTCCCGCCGGCGACACCATCGCGGGCCTGGACTGGCGCCGCAGCCTGACGTCGTAAGCTGCGCATTCGCAAAGCAACCGTAAACACCCAGCGCAACAATAGTCCCAACCCCAAAGGAGCACCCATGAAACTGCCGCGTCTTTTCCTGCTACTCGGATTGCTGGCCCTGCTCGGCGGTTGCGCCAGCAGCACGCCGCGCATGGCCGAGGTGCGCGCCTTCGCCGCCCAGGCGCCCAAGCTCAACGCCTATCACGAACTAACCGAGCGCTACCGCACGACCTACCAGCGCGAGCAGCCCTTCCTGACGGCGGCAGCCGACGCCCGCGAGGCCGAGCTCGACGCGAAGCGCCGGCAGGCGTGCGACGATTTCGTCAAGCTGCAATACGGCGTGCAGGCGTACATGCAGACGCTCGGCGTGCTGGCCGGCGACGAGCAGTACGAGCTGCGCGACCAGATCAAGACGATTAGCGGCGGCATCAACGCCTGGCCCGACTCCGGCATCGAGGAGAAACACGTCAACGCCTTCGCCCGGCTGACGACGCTGATCGCGCGCGCCATCACGGCGCCGGCGCAGGAGCGCGCCGTCAACCAGGTCATGCGCGACGCCGCGCAGCCGGTAAAGGATCTGCTCGAGGCCATGACCACGCTGCTGAGGCTGTACGACAAGTCCAGCGAGAACGAGGAGCGCATCGTCATCGGCATGCTGGAGTCGGAGATTCCCTTCCTCGACCCGGCCCGCGACCGCTTGCTGACGGCGCTGGCCAAAAGCGCGCAGCAGAGCAAACAAGCCGAGTACCGCCTGATCGGCCAGCGCCAGACCCTGGCGCAGAAAAACCTGGCGGCGATCGAACAGAGCCACCGCGCGCTGCTCGACCAGATCCCGTCCAACTAAGCCAATATCAGCCAATACAGGAGCAGCGATGACTACCAATCCCATCCAACTGGAGATCGAAGCGCTGGCCGACGGCCTGTCCGCCAGCGCCGACGCCCTGCACACGCGCCTGATGCGCGAACTCCGCCAGAAACCGCCTGGCATCGCGCAGGCCACCGCGCAGGCACTGTTCGACAACGAAGTGGCGCTGCGCCAGCACGCCAACAGCCTGTACCTGGAGGCGGCGGTGCTGGCCGCCAGCGGATTGGCCGGCGCCCAGCAGCAGTTGCTCGACGTGACCGCCCGCGCGCAGGAGAAAATCCGCAAAATCCAGCACACCAAGGATTTGATCGCGCTGACCGGCGAGCTGCTGTCGCTGGCGGCGGCCATCGCCACCGGCAAGCCGGACAAACTGGCCAAGCCGTTCGAGACCATCAAGCACCATCTGGAGGCGATGGACAAGCCTGCGGGTTGACGCCAGTTGGGCCGAACAAACCGCGCCATCTCCGGTCAAACGACGTAAGGAGCGCGCGGGATGAACGGACTGGAAGAACACCAATGGCAGATCTTGCAGGCGCGGCTGGAGAGCGCGCGCAAGGCGCTGCTCAGCCAACTCGCGGACGATCTGGACCGCACCACCGACGTGCGCCTGCCGCTGCCGCACGAGGCCGAAGCTTCGCCGGCCGACAACGCCAGCCAGCGCACGCTCAACGCCCTGGTCCACGAGACGGCGGCGCACACCACCAAACAGTTGTCCACGGTCAGGCAGGCGCTGGCCAAGTTTGACGACCAAAGCTATGGGCTATGCGAGAACTGTGGCGAGGAAATCGGCTTCTCGCGGCTCGACGCGCGGCCGGAGGCGCGCCTGTGCATCGGTTGCCAGACGCGCACGGAACAGCGCCGGCGTTGACGCCGCCGGGCGCTTGATTGGAGCAACGACTCCGGCGGAAATCACGGTTGCGCGGACACAGTCTCGCATTCGCAACAATGAAGATTTACGCTGGCACCGGCCTTGAGGTGGGGTCGAAGTCGCGCCAATCGCCGGCGCTGATGGTGCCTTCGGCGCGTTCAACATCCTCCGCGCCCAGACCTCGCAATACGTCGAGCGCCTTCTGCTCCTGGCCGCTGTCGACCACCTCGACGGCGATCATCATGCCCGACTTGCGCGGCGCAACCTGGTTCTCGGAACTGCCCTCCTCCGCTTCGCCGGCGTCCTTCATCTTCGAAAAACTGAACAGCGAACCGACGTGGGCGCCGACCAGCGCGCCGACCACCGGACCCAATGGGCCGGCCACCGGAATCGCGGCGGACCCGGCCACGGCACCGGCGACCGCGCCGGTGGCGCCGCCCTGCAACACGCCGTCGTCGGTCTCCTTGGCGCCGGGCGACTTGTCGTGGTCACCGCCGAGCTCGTACGTATCGTGCTGCCCCTGCGGATTAACGTAGAACGCGCTGATGCGCTCGGCTGCGAAGCCTGCGCGCAGCAAGGCGATACGCGCATCCGCGATTTCATCCTGTAACTGGAAATGCCCCGCAATAATGTTGCTCATGCTGTTCTCCCTGGTTTCGGCCGTAGCCCGATCTGCGCAATATGCGCCCGTCAGGGCCGCATTTCCGTGCGCTCACGCACTGTCGCCGTGTGTTATCGCAGTCAATGCGACCAGGTGGGCGTCCAGCCGTAGGACGGTTCGGCCGGCGGTTCGGGCGGTGGCGGTGGCGGCAGCCACTCGCGCGGATCGACGCGGTAGTACTTGAGGAACTCGGCGAACAGCTCGCCGTGGTGCTCGGCCATCTGGTACGGCTTTTCAAAGAAGGTTTCGGTGGCCACGGCGAAGAATTCCGCCGGATTGGTGGCGCCGTAGTGGTCCATCACGCTGTGCTGGCGGTACATCGCGCTGTGCCGCAGGTTCTGGAAGTTGCGCGACAAGACCTCGGCCCACTCGTTGTAGCTGTCCGGGCTGCCCAGATACGGGGCGCCGTTGGCGCGGCCGGACTCGCTGTCGAGCTGGTGCGCGAACTCGTGCAGCACGATGTTGTGGCCGTCGGTCCAGTCGTCGGCGCCGCGCCGCACGTTGTCCCACGACAGGACGACGCGGCCGTCGTCCCACGATTCTCCGAGCATGCTCTGGTGGCCCGGCGTGACGACGCCGCCCGGGCCGACGTCGGCGCGGCGCGCCACGAACTCGCTCGGATACACCAGGATGGTGTGCAGCGCCGGATACACCTTGGTCGGACGGTTGAGCAGCAACAGGCACGCCTGGCCGGCAATGATGACGGCCATCTCGTCGGTCACTTCCACGCCTTCGCAGCCGATGAATTTTTTCTGATGTAAAAACTGCACGACCAGCCGTTGCAGCTGTTGCTGCAATTCCGGGGTCATACGGCGGTAGACGGGGATGTTGCGGTGTAAAACGGTTTGCGCCTCGGCCGGCAACGGCCTGGCCAGCACCCGTTGCAGGCGCCAGCGGGGCACATAAAAAGGCAGCGCTATCGCCAGCGCCGTCAGGCCGATCCAGA encodes:
- a CDS encoding inositol monophosphatase, producing MLNTAIKAARRAAAVINRASFDLDRVIVTEKNHKDFVTDVDQAAEQAIIEVLSKAYPDHAFLAEESGPSKNANDETEYTWIIDPLDGTTNFMHGFPQYCISIALSQRGVITQGVIYDPVRNDLFTATKGAGAYLNDKRIRVTKLDRIANALLSTGYQAGNAKALDEYLKMYGIMAERSHGVRRPGSAALDLAYVAAGRLDGFYEKGLKPWDIAAGSLMVTESGGIVGEFNGESDYLYKGDIIAASPKIFGQMVGLLTPFA
- a CDS encoding alpha/beta fold hydrolase — encoded protein: MIKRFLIVLLAVQIGAMLALSLSLHRWWHPAWRAAVAAPVAALVCVTVAAAIVLLVRLLINANNFRMSRRARSATPAGHALNPHTAINLLAHEFLSSMLTSSYYMLRPVGLRLQPNARGLPVLLIHGYAGNSGYWLPMSKLLTQARISHYGIDLEPPGASIDDFVPQVRAAVERLCAETGSEQVIVLAHSMGGLVARAYLRRHGHEHIARVITLGTPHHGTALAGFGPGSNAMQMRRNSTWLASLAATEADLQRKLFSSIYSVHDNIVAPQDSSDLPGARNLVFGAIGHVALGRHPEIMRCALAEIKTATPV
- a CDS encoding PAS domain S-box protein, whose amino-acid sequence is MAIDFGTLILDETPDAVIITRLDGEVVYWTNGARMVFGYSSDEATGRKLAELIEVPGLDDGGAVVRQTLGAGAASYESVRRAKDGTLVYIDSTSKLLRDAAGAPEYILWSKKDVTTLKVLRDAKLVEARFHGILESMPDAIIVANASGRIVLATRQAEAMFKYQHGALRGVVLEMLMPARLRHAHIAHRHDYGARPALRPMGSGRDLYGLRSDGVEFPVEISLSPIETEEGTLIMSAIRDVGERKRIELALQEKNVELAKAVAAKDRFLGGMSHELRTPLNAIIGFTGTMLMKLPGPINSEQTKQLRMVQSSARHLLSLINDLLDLTRIESGKVALDLVPLPCRPVIDEVLALLQPQARTKGLALALVDSEREVTVETDRRALQQILMNLVDNAIKFTDSGTVRVRLGTAEVDGRARATISISDSDCGADAGQGGRRQALSQLQASSMRQFEGTGLGLHLSQKLATLLHGEILFDSEYGVGSIFTLTLPLQSSQGESQGVGTYTDY
- a CDS encoding GMC family oxidoreductase, with protein sequence MSDKNNTNIPIAAQNGPIPDPIHAGLAAGWRVTDCARLNEDLVMEVDVVIVGSGAGGGVTAEILARAGLRVLIVEEGALKSSTDFKMRETDAYPALYQESAARKTRDKGINILQGRTVGGSTTVNWTSNFRTPAGTLAYWNKHYGLADYTPNSMAPWFAMMERRLNIAEWAPPPNENNDVLRRGAGKLGIATGIIHRNVNGCWNLGYCGMGCPTNAKQSMLVTTIPAALELGATLLTRARAERLLIKGDQVAQLDCVALDAAGLAPTGRRITLRARHFVLSGGAINTPALLLRSVAPDPHGLLGKRTFLHPTLVSAAVFAQRVDAYAGAPQSVYSDHFLHTQAIDGPVGYKLEAPPLHPVLMSTTMAGFGAQHARLMAQFPHAQALLALLRDGFHADAPGGSVAVSNDGAPVLDYPIGDYLWDGARRALLSMAEIQFAAGARTVMPVHEAAGEYTSWRQAKAAIAALPFKLLATRVVSAHVMGGCAMSTDERLGVTDAGGRYRGLRNVSVHDGSLFPTSIGANPQLSVYGVTARLATTLALEMTRK
- a CDS encoding RNA methyltransferase, with the translated sequence MNLPEINTNLFTRLRFILVETSRAGNIGAVARAMKTMGYNDLVLVTPRFENAAQDPEAVAFASGAQDILANARTVGSMAEALDGINFAAAVSARLREFSPPVLTPRQLSTQLVAQPELHAALIFGNERFGLPNELVEKCNVLINIPANPEYSSLNLSQAAQVLAYECRMAVLDGAGVTHTPRQPAGDAGDVGDVGFHGEAASLAQIEGMYQHLEQALVGIGFLDADNPRKLMPRLKRLFSRAQLEKEEVNILRGIARHMTGKQKAGKGG
- a CDS encoding DEAD/DEAH box helicase, with the protein product MSFSSLGLSDAIVRAVTETGYTTPTPIQLQAIPAVLNGGDLLAGAQTGTGKTAGFTLPLLQRLSTDAAGAAQTSNTTTRPIRALILTPTRELAAQVEESVRTYGKYTKLNSTVIFGGVGINPQIKQLKHGVDILVATPGRLLDHMEQRTVNLSKVEILILDEADRMLDMGFIRDIKKVLAALPAKRQNLLFSATFSDEIKALADGLLNKPATIEVARRNSTVEVIAQKIHPVDRDKKHPMLAHLIKANDWSQVLVFTRTKHGANKLVEQLGADGIGAMAIHGNKSQSARTKALSEFKDNKLQVLVATDIAARGIDIDQLPHVVNYDLPNIPEDYVHRIGRTGRAGATGEAVSLVCVDEHDMLKDIEKLIKQTLPREVIPGFEPDLNARAQPVQLRSAGHRPGGGRSGGGGGQGRGKPGGGGGAKTGGGGGGGGSKPRAPGASAGGNGGGPRTGTSAPRPASPHRSGGRGR